The segment CACAATTGTTGTAAACTGATATGACAGTTCATGATCTCCGATGATTGTGTTCTATATAATCCGACAACAACACATTTAACAAAAAGTGTGGTATTTTttgaacattttggaaacttcgttacacttttaagtcatttttccaTTTACTTAAAGTACTTGGTTACCACAATTTTTTATTTGAATATATGTGTACTTCGTTGGTATTCGGTGTAAAAATAGTAACATTAATGGTACTTTTATACTAAAAAAACAACAATGATATTTTTTCAACATTTGGAAACCGGATAACCTACAATAACAGGTCAAATGGTATTTTGTGTACTAAAAAAAGACAATAAtcttttttatacatttttaaaaCTTCGTTACTTTTCTAGGTCATTATCCCTTTATATAAATACAGTGTCacatgttatataaagttttttAAGGGGTATGTAGCATTTGTACCCAAAATAACGgttaaaataagaaaataaaatgaTTTCCTAAGAATTCGAACTTTTTATTTGTATACAAAAAGGATACGTTTTTTCATTCCTATGCAACAAACACCATTTCATTCTTTTCCTAATTGGCTAATTCCATGAAACCTCCTACATATGGATTTTCCACTAAATGGAGATTTTTAAATTCATTTTCTTATTTGTATATAAATAAtagacaaaacacacacacacacacatcccaTTTGATATTACAACAAAAGCCAGTTGTTTTTaccaaatataaataaaaaaataaaaatcttaaCAACTACAAATGTAAGACAAATAGTTGTAAAGAAATGAAATTCTAGACAACATAAAACTTACACAAAATATGCCATTTTGAGATCTTTAACAAGTTTATAAAAAGACTAAAAAAAGTTTGCTTCTTACAACAACACTCTTTTGCATTTCTAAGATTGCTATCCTTCTGTAGACAATAGAAAAGGAGAAAAAGGTCAAAAAAAATTGCAGATTGCAATATGAAAGTCGATTTCTTTAATTATAGTGAAAAAAGATTTTTAATTTTTACCTTTAAGGGTAGAGGTAAATCCACAAGTTGTCAAATGCTTTGCAAGATCTTCCCCAATTACTTTCTTCCAATTTGGTGTAGTTGTAGCTTCAGATACAGGCAATACAATTGCAGTCGCTGTTTCAAGATTCACATTGGCAGAAGCCACTTGTGCCTATTCATGTATAGAATTTTTTAAATCAAACAATTCGATTTCTTTTTTTCAGGAAAATGTCAAGAAGATTAAAACAGGAATGAAGGAATGAATGAAGAAGTAGATACTTGATTCTCCAAAATTCTTTGTACACTTGATGAACATCCTCCACAAGTCATCCCCTGTCATAGATGAAGCTCATAAGTTGACAAATTGATCATTACAATTTACACCTGATTCTCCATTCTATTTTGGGTCAATCTTCTACGAAATTGGTGAAATTGGTTATGCGTTTTGATCAATATCGTTTGCGATTTCCAACTTTTGTATAGATTAAAGAGAAAATGTGTGTTTTTTATCGATGAATTGTCAAAAACGGGAGTATACAAAAGTGATTTGGGAGAAAATTACTTACTGTAACATCAAGAACTATCACATCGGGCGATAAGGGCGAAACATCATCAGCTGCAGCAGCGATGGGATTCACCTTGACCTTGCGACCATTATCAGAAGGAGAAGAAAAGGAAGCAGCGGAAGACACCGCAGCTCCAGCATTCCTTATGCCGAACTTGACTGATGATCTCCGAAACGCAGCGCTTGGGTTGGGGTTGATTCGTGGAGGGTGGAGGAGAGTTAATTGATTTCGGAGCGTTTGGCCGGAGCAATCGAGGGTATTGGAGATGGCTGCAGACAAGGTCGCCTCCATTTTTGGCAAGGAGAGGTTAGTGGTTTGAGAAAAGTATCTATCCACTGCTTATAAatctattttataattttatccATGGAAAATATTACTATAAATTTAGCCGATTTTTTGAAGTATTTTTAAAATTTCGACGATAATGAAGTAAAAGTTGTTTGTGGTTATTTATATAAACTGTTTCTTTTAGGGTTTAGGCTATTTTTATCATTTGACTTTAACGTATTTGTTCTTATTTAATCGTTTAATTTTTGGTTTGGTTACTTAAGTTTTTCGTTTTGTGCTTGTTTGAGATTACTTTTCAAACTAATTTTTGGAAGTTTggctaaaaattttaaaaaatgttttgaaattccAAAAGTCATTTTATAATTGATTTTTTGGCAAGAAaagaaaaagttgttttaaaagtgAGGAATTTGTAACTTTTGATGACTTTTGGCCTTTTGGTTTTTGTCATTTAAAAGTTAatacaaatatatttttaaaactttttttttggaaaaaaccaCAAGTCAAAAAGTCTTTTTTGTCAAAAGGGATTTTTTAGGTTAAAAAAAATCCCTAACACCCCCTTGTGTGTTATTTGTTTTTTCTGGGCAAAATGTCTGCAGTATGTAAACATCTGTAGAATTCTACAATAGAAGAGATGGACCAAACGTCtgtagtttgaaaaaaaaattatttgtttttttttattatctgcAGTctactaaaataaacaaaaatctagataaactgatttttttaaacttcaaagtgattatttaatatttttatcactttgttataaataataaacaaatctAGATCGaaatttatgtattattgtataaaaagtaAACATAAAATGGTacgaattaacgtatatatttgataaaacccAACAATGTTGGTCGCAAAGTTAAACATTGTAATTAGGAATCAAataatttgatacataaattgatggaaataaacttcaattttttcaattaaatcaattaaaacataccatacatatttttccaaaaaattaaagatactgtattaaataatgttttataaaatttgacacaaaaatataagaatttattatgatttattttttcataattatataaacaacttcaacgaccattattataataaatttgtcaaaaatgtcatgtttgtatcgtcaaaactttttttaaaatattgtaacttttttttttcaaattgtttaacaTTAACAAAATttgaataaatataaattaagaaaactaatatatatatatatatatatatatatatatatatatatatgtgtgtgtgtgtgtgtgtgtgtgtttaggcTACAAaatgtctgaagatgttagaaaACTCTAGTCTACATCTGCGTCAAGGAGAGGACGCACAAACATTTTTAGGTCTACaatctttaaaaaaaaacaaacagtccgCAAATGCTAATGTCTGTGCATAGCTGTGCGACACACACAAAAGAGCAAGAAAATCTGCAGAGAAACAAACATCTTAATCATCTGacttttaaaattgtatttatttttataactttattttaaaattttggtaaCTAAATAAAcacaatttaaaatttaaatgacTAAATAAATACAAAATCAGAAGTTAAATAATCAAAAATAGACCGAACCTTTAACCTTTTAtcatatactagtttataacccgtggagaCCACGGGTATaaaattaattagttttttatgataaaacttcaaaattattaattaattattttaaataaattattaattacgagatatttttattagttatgtgaaattatatcgttgattcaaataaatatataaaattaatttttaatatatattagacattttttatttgtgaattaatgaaaacaataatataaagcaTTTTTTCaagcaccacattcatttgaaactcccatgcattttttctttcaccacattcatttgaaactcacatgacttttcaatttctttctaataataattataatttggttaattaggttaaataagtatcaaacctaaagtgtaatgatatataaactaaattttaatattaaaataatatatttatttctacttataaatttatgtttttaactttcaacatattatatttaatttattagttttaatatatttttggatgtaaaccattatcatttttaagatacaattttggaacaatttgtataaaatacttaagttattaatttaaatataacattataaggttaacttaaatataaattttagtttaacttaaaactcaaataatattttgtaaatagttaaaagtgataaattatagtgtctttctaataatgattataagttggttaataaggttaaataaatatcaaacctaaaatgtaattataaataaactaaatttcaatactaaaatgatatttttacatctacttataaagttatggctttaatatgttgttatatataaatcattatcagtttaaagttgcaacttttgaatagtttggacaaaatacttaaattgcaaacataaatataacattataatgtcaatttaaatataaatttcagttccacttaaaaaagcAAAGAATACTTTGTAAatatttaaaagtgataaattatagtgataaatgcaaaaactaaattgtaatctcaaattaactaaaatatttcctaaagatagttttataatcgttaaaagttttcaaataagtagcttataataagttacaaaaaacaatagttaaaaataactcaatataaatgtttatattgttacctttaaaataaaaaaataatgtttgatgttttaaataattataatgatagaaattaaaacattaagcatataaattttaaaaaattaattaagaataacaacaactataaataaaattaaaccatatattatatttaaatttattcatgtgtaactcacgggtagaagttattcaaacgattaagattaagaagttataatatatatatatatatatatatatatatatatatatatatatatatatatatatatataggtttaaatTTAACGACGACGttgttgttatatttaaaaaaaatatatatttgtaaagacttcaactatataggtgttatCACGCATTACAATgtgaacttaaatataaatttatgttccaattaaaaaaccaaagaatattttgtaaatagttaaaagtgataaattgtagtgatgaatgcaaaaactaaattgtaatctcaatttaagtaaaatatttcttgaagatatttttataatcgttaaaaacttctaaataagtagcttaaaatattttacaatagcaattgttaaaaataactttatataaatgatttgtatactaaattgatataatatattgatagaaattaaaacattaagcagataaattttaaaaaattaatgatTTGTTAATTTTAATATCAAAAgtaatgttgatgtttttaataatcataatgatagaaattaaaacattaagcagataaattttaaaaaataaattaacaataacaacaatcctaaataacattaaactatttattatatttaattttattcatgtataactcgcgggtagaagtcattcaaacgattgagattatgaagttataatagatatatatattatcatataattcaaaataatcaatatattatatcaatttagtatacaaattattatatcaaatttaacaacatcattattgttatatttaaaaaaacatatatttataaagacttcaactatatatgtGTTTCTGCGTAAcgtgcgggcattcgcctagttttaatatatattagacattttttatttgtgaattaatgaaaacaataatataaaatttaaaattgaaaatgtagaataaatacattgacaaataacatcacattaattaggaggtctaataaatttaaaagggagaactaatagattgacaagtggcatcaTATTAATTAAGATGTCTAATATAGTGATAAATGACAAAatgactactcttttattagtatagcgATTGGTTTGATTTTGTGTTTAAAGCAAAGTGAACAAATATTTGTACCACACTTTTTCTCAAAAGTGTAGAAAACCTAATTACTTTTTTTTACCCTATCTAACTTGATAATCCTTTATAGCTATCAACGTCTTCGATTTTTTTTTCACAGTTTGCTTTATTGATGAAAAGAAAAGGCTTGCATCACAATACTTTCCATTTGCCAAtgtcttatttatttttattgtaatttttggtTAATGgtatactaggtgtaagacccgtgtattacacgggttgatttaaaaaaagattaaacattaaattaaaatgttaacagtacacctttaaaataaaaaggaagaaacgtatttattgcaatttaatattatatatatgatatttaatactttacatatataagtatatgactttaattttaaaaactgaaacaaatcaaaaattgacaagtggataatatttatttcaaaaataccacaaaatgacaagtgtcaaaattcatgagagattgacatgtggcaaaaaaaccctTCATTTATTAATGAGGaagattaaaaacaaaaaatgcaAAGCCGTGTCCCAAAATTCCAGTTCTTATGATGTGGAAATTTtttaaataacatatatatatatatatatatatatatatatatatatatatatatatatatatatgcttaggttattctattcaaactaattattgtgttattgtatgcataaatatagaccaatcattttacttattttaagaagatgattaatacatattattgaattaaaaataatcgaaaaatACCATCTAATATAACTAGAAGAGTATTTTAGtcatttaatatagatttaataaaggaaatttgcatattttaagggatcattgattttattaattttaaaaatctgattttacaAATTATAAGATTTTTAATTTGGACATTATGACAGAATATGTTTGagtatgttcaaaaataaaaatattctagaaccataataaaaatattcttgaacatatTTCTTGTAGAATAATAAATTCTCGAACCAGTaattgaagaattaaaacaaaaattatattaattcttataaaatacatgtaacaattgctaagaattacatttattgttaaagaataaaactaaaaaactttcaattcgggaaaaaaacattaaaatccaACAAATACACTAatttattctaaaagaataatgttgctaagagGCGTCGTTCAAATTtcgtggtccgttcttcaagcaccAGCTTCTGTGGAAACAAATCCAATGAATAAATTAGTGAGAAACTATCCATATTCCATTCCAGcataattggaattcgtgattccattatgatagaattggaattcatttaccaataattatattatttcgaggcattctaacagaatatgttcATGATTATCATATAAAAAAACATTCTTTTATGATAGAATACTATAAACAAAGAAATACCATTCAGTTGAAGCATTTTAGTCAACGCTTGGTGTGCATTAAAACAACTTACA is part of the Lactuca sativa cultivar Salinas chromosome 7, Lsat_Salinas_v11, whole genome shotgun sequence genome and harbors:
- the LOC111893993 gene encoding copper-transporting ATPase PAA1, chloroplastic, with the translated sequence MEATLSAAISNTLDCSGQTLRNQLTLLHPPRINPNPSAAFRRSSVKFGIRNAGAAVSSAASFSSPSDNGRKVKVNPIAAAADDVSPLSPDVIVLDVTGMTCGGCSSSVQRILENQAQVASANVNLETATAIVLPVSEATTTPNWKKVIGEDLAKHLTTCGFTSTLKEG